From the genome of Geobacter sp. SVR, one region includes:
- a CDS encoding ATP-binding protein, which translates to MKINRRHPLFHQWVILGIGMLLLGCGIAFSIYLGHVRTTRMEQERLLSQARIVQENLAWNLDALNKSLVSLQQDRSLLTFSPAYNQRLRDLTDAMPGVRTMLVMDAEGTIRLANHPELIGRNLKERDYFRAAQQHADTAVLHVSSPYKSVLGTYVISVSRALKRTDGTFAGIVAASLDPEYFSTLLSSVQYEKDMWTYLSHDNGKLFLIVPHREGVVGKKLSHPDSMLQRHLASGAGANVFTGEVQATGEQQRMIALRTIKPSNLNMDRALVVAASRDLSAIYAIWREDAFVYSTLFAVLATIASLVLYLYQGRLLEAERQKALAADNIKALNEELDRFFSMSLDLLCITDMEGHFRRLNASWEGALGYLRSELIGKAFIDFVHDDDRAATLAVMADLSADRPIMNFVNRYRCKDGSHRWLEWCSTPYQNRLIYAVARDITELKQNQHELAQRTAEAEAANRAKSEFLANMSHEIRTPMNAILGLTRLVLESELAPRQKELLGKVHSSSGALMGILNDILDYSKIEAGRLDIEHLPMDIGEIVKDSAELFRVRIDEKGLGVLIEIDPELPEMVLGDPLRLAQVFNNLIGNAVKFTEQGEIHIKVEQARVEGGAVTVRCAVRDTGIGLCKEQSDRLFQAFTQADGTITRKYGGTGLGLAICRDLVRLMGGEIQVSSIEGQGATFTFEIQVEKVPPGPRTSGRHLPAARGQISAGSVAAPDGAGAAELRGIRILLVENNRINQEVAAEFLKRRGAAVTLAEHGAEALELIRTHDFDGVLMDLHMPIMDGLEATRRIRALRGDAAPPIIAMTAAVMQDDRERCAMAGLVDFVAKPINPDELMAVLKKWLKQAGTAAAVHTPEPLQDQEHEEAPHSLPDFDLAAALRRLDGNSQLLYSLLSRFAGDDLQVAHLKSFLCEGKVNEALNLVHTVKGMAATLGAVALAESAAALERELRAGAGLPGMERFEREWAAAVSAIMTIPARPTKPTISAGQPVVEAGSIGELLAELTIYLQEQELVPDDLMQKLRRRADSPHCERDAALLKTLLKQMDLFDHAGALDTVRRLNDGHAD; encoded by the coding sequence ATGAAAATCAACAGAAGACATCCGCTGTTTCATCAGTGGGTCATCCTCGGCATTGGCATGCTGCTTCTGGGATGCGGCATTGCGTTCAGCATCTATCTGGGTCATGTGAGGACAACCCGGATGGAGCAGGAACGTCTGCTCTCCCAGGCCAGGATCGTTCAGGAAAACCTGGCCTGGAACCTCGATGCCCTGAACAAGTCCCTGGTCAGCCTGCAACAGGATCGTTCCCTGCTGACCTTCAGCCCTGCCTATAACCAGCGCCTCAGGGACCTGACCGATGCCATGCCGGGAGTTCGCACCATGCTGGTCATGGATGCCGAGGGCACCATCCGCCTTGCCAACCACCCCGAACTGATCGGAAGAAACCTGAAGGAGCGCGACTATTTCAGGGCAGCTCAGCAGCATGCCGACACTGCCGTTCTCCATGTTTCGTCCCCCTACAAGTCGGTGCTGGGCACCTACGTCATCAGTGTGAGCCGCGCGCTGAAGAGAACAGACGGCACATTTGCCGGTATCGTGGCCGCTTCGCTGGACCCGGAGTACTTTTCGACACTGCTCTCATCGGTGCAGTATGAAAAGGATATGTGGACCTATCTCAGCCATGACAATGGAAAGCTGTTCCTGATCGTCCCGCATCGCGAGGGAGTGGTGGGCAAAAAGCTTTCCCACCCCGACAGCATGCTGCAGCGGCATCTTGCCAGTGGTGCGGGTGCCAACGTATTCACCGGGGAGGTCCAGGCCACCGGCGAGCAGCAGCGCATGATAGCGCTGCGCACCATCAAACCGTCAAATCTGAATATGGACAGGGCATTGGTTGTGGCTGCCAGCCGGGACCTTTCCGCCATTTACGCCATCTGGAGAGAAGATGCGTTCGTGTATAGCACTCTGTTCGCGGTCCTTGCTACCATCGCGTCGCTGGTGCTGTATCTGTACCAGGGGCGGCTTCTGGAGGCCGAGCGCCAGAAAGCCCTGGCAGCCGACAACATCAAGGCCTTGAACGAAGAGCTTGACCGTTTTTTCAGCATGTCTCTCGATTTGCTCTGCATTACCGACATGGAGGGCCATTTCAGGCGTTTGAACGCCTCCTGGGAAGGGGCGCTCGGTTATCTGCGAAGCGAACTGATCGGCAAGGCATTCATCGATTTCGTTCATGACGACGACCGCGCGGCAACTCTGGCAGTCATGGCCGACCTGAGTGCCGACAGGCCGATCATGAATTTCGTCAACCGTTACCGTTGCAAGGATGGTTCCCATCGCTGGCTGGAATGGTGCTCCACTCCGTACCAGAACCGGCTGATCTATGCCGTGGCCCGGGACATCACCGAACTGAAGCAAAACCAGCACGAACTGGCGCAGCGGACCGCCGAAGCCGAGGCGGCCAACCGCGCCAAATCTGAGTTCCTGGCCAACATGAGCCATGAAATCCGCACGCCGATGAACGCCATTCTGGGGCTTACCCGCCTGGTACTGGAGAGCGAGCTTGCTCCGCGCCAGAAGGAACTGCTGGGCAAGGTCCACAGCTCGTCCGGCGCATTGATGGGAATCCTGAACGATATTCTGGACTATTCCAAGATCGAGGCAGGCAGGCTCGATATCGAGCACCTGCCGATGGACATCGGGGAGATCGTGAAGGACTCTGCCGAACTTTTCAGAGTGCGGATCGATGAAAAGGGGCTCGGGGTCCTGATCGAGATAGACCCGGAACTGCCGGAGATGGTGCTGGGCGATCCGCTGCGCCTGGCCCAGGTATTCAACAACCTGATCGGTAATGCCGTTAAATTCACCGAACAGGGAGAGATCCATATCAAAGTCGAGCAGGCGCGGGTCGAGGGGGGGGCGGTCACCGTACGGTGTGCTGTTCGCGATACCGGCATCGGACTATGCAAGGAGCAGTCGGATCGTCTGTTCCAGGCTTTCACCCAGGCCGACGGGACCATCACCCGCAAATACGGCGGCACCGGGTTGGGGCTGGCCATCTGCCGTGACCTGGTACGGTTGATGGGGGGTGAGATCCAGGTTTCGAGCATCGAGGGGCAGGGGGCGACCTTTACCTTTGAAATTCAGGTGGAAAAGGTGCCGCCTGGTCCCCGGACATCAGGACGTCACCTGCCGGCGGCACGCGGGCAGATTTCCGCAGGCTCCGTGGCGGCTCCCGACGGCGCCGGCGCAGCGGAGTTACGCGGTATCAGAATCCTGCTGGTGGAGAACAATCGCATAAACCAGGAAGTGGCGGCGGAATTCCTGAAACGGCGCGGAGCGGCGGTGACGCTGGCGGAGCACGGCGCCGAGGCGTTGGAGCTGATCCGGACCCACGATTTCGACGGTGTGCTCATGGACCTCCATATGCCGATCATGGACGGCCTGGAGGCCACCCGCAGAATCCGGGCGCTACGCGGGGACGCCGCTCCACCCATCATTGCCATGACTGCCGCTGTGATGCAGGATGATCGCGAGCGTTGCGCCATGGCCGGCCTGGTGGATTTTGTCGCCAAACCGATCAATCCGGACGAGCTGATGGCAGTTTTGAAGAAATGGCTGAAACAGGCCGGCACTGCTGCCGCTGTTCACACCCCGGAACCGTTGCAGGACCAGGAACACGAAGAAGCGCCGCACAGCCTGCCCGATTTCGATCTGGCCGCCGCCCTCCGCCGCCTGGATGGCAACTCGCAATTGCTGTACAGCCTGCTTTCCCGATTTGCCGGGGATGATCTGCAGGTGGCTCACCTGAAGTCATTCCTGTGCGAGGGGAAGGTGAATGAGGCGCTGAACCTGGTGCATACCGTCAAGGGAATGGCCGCCACTCTGGGAGCTGTCGCGCTGGCCGAAAGCGCCGCAGCACTGGAGCGTGAGCTCCGTGCCGGTGCGGGGCTTCCGGGTATGGAGCGTTTCGAACGGGAATGGGCGGCGGCGGTATCCGCCATTATGACCATCCCTGCTCGGCCAACGAAACCGACGATCAGTGCCGGTCAGCCGGTCGTGGAAGCCGGGTCCATCGGAGAACTGCTGGCGGAATTGACGATCTACCTTCAGGAGCAGGAACTCGTTCCTGACGACCTGATGCAAAAGCTGCGGCGCCGGGCCGACAGCCCCCATTGTGAACGGGACGCCGCGCTGTTGAAGACCTTGTTGAAGCAGATGGATCTCTTTGACCACGCAGGGGCGCTGGATACCGTACGGCGCCTGAACGACGGCCACGCAGACTGA
- a CDS encoding GlsB/YeaQ/YmgE family stress response membrane protein, with amino-acid sequence MGILSWIIMGLIVGVIAKLLMPGRDPGGFIITILLGIAGAIVGGFIASLVGLGSVTGFNFSSFLIAIGGAALLLILYRMVKRERA; translated from the coding sequence ATGGGAATTCTGTCATGGATAATAATGGGACTGATTGTCGGCGTGATTGCAAAATTGTTGATGCCCGGCAGGGACCCGGGCGGATTCATCATAACTATTCTGCTGGGGATAGCGGGCGCCATCGTAGGCGGATTTATCGCGTCCCTGGTCGGGTTGGGAAGCGTTACAGGGTTTAATTTTTCCAGCTTCCTGATAGCTATCGGAGGTGCCGCTCTTTTATTGATACTGTACCGGATGGTAAAACGAGAGAGAGCGTAA
- a CDS encoding alginate export family protein, with product MKRFHAAGVVLVLILVLLSGRAAYCLETEPASPAYQLNRADEDYRYLRDEANRTDLWDGIKYVPLNETGDRFFSLGGEARERYEYFNHFNWGAGPQDPDGYFLQRYFLHGDLHFGDAVRLFSQFQSSLENGRTGGPRPTDKDELDLHQAFLDLKFAPSGDSSFTLRTGRQELAYGSQRLISVREGPNVRQSFDGVRAMYRTGDVSIDGFATQPSETKRYVFDDGSDHNTKLWGVYSVVPLPLMPEAHADLYYLGLLRRQAQFDQGKERETRHSIGARLWRTEKPLDYNFEFLYQWGRFGNGAIRAWTVASDTGYTVGSMPLRPRIGFRADIASGDEDPANPDLQTFNPLFPKGAYFSENGLIGPANFINVNPSVELHFHRALTITANWDFFWRESLHDGIYNNAVALVRSGRNSTARFIGSQPQAQLEWNIDRHVTYVLIYAHFFAGPFLRESGPGQDVDYVTSWLTYKF from the coding sequence GTGAAAAGATTTCATGCTGCTGGTGTCGTGCTCGTTTTGATCCTCGTTTTGCTGTCCGGTCGGGCGGCATACTGCCTTGAAACGGAGCCGGCCTCTCCGGCGTACCAGCTCAACCGGGCGGACGAAGACTATCGCTATCTACGGGATGAGGCGAATCGGACGGATCTGTGGGACGGGATCAAATATGTGCCTCTGAACGAGACCGGCGACCGTTTTTTTTCGCTGGGGGGGGAGGCGCGGGAGCGGTACGAGTATTTCAATCATTTCAACTGGGGAGCCGGTCCGCAGGACCCGGACGGCTATTTTCTCCAGCGCTACTTTCTGCATGGTGACCTGCATTTCGGAGATGCTGTCCGCCTCTTTTCCCAGTTCCAGAGCAGCCTGGAAAACGGCCGCACCGGCGGCCCCCGCCCCACCGACAAGGACGAACTGGATCTGCATCAGGCTTTCCTGGATCTGAAGTTCGCTCCGAGCGGGGACTCCTCCTTTACTCTGCGGACCGGGCGCCAGGAGCTGGCTTACGGCTCGCAGCGCCTCATCTCCGTCCGGGAGGGACCGAACGTGCGGCAGAGTTTCGACGGCGTCCGGGCGATGTACCGTACGGGCGATGTCAGTATCGACGGATTTGCCACGCAGCCGAGCGAAACCAAGCGGTACGTCTTCGATGACGGCTCCGACCACAATACGAAACTGTGGGGCGTGTATTCCGTGGTGCCGCTGCCGCTGATGCCTGAAGCGCACGCAGACCTTTACTACCTGGGCCTGCTGCGCCGCCAGGCCCAGTTTGACCAGGGCAAAGAGCGTGAAACGCGCCATTCCATCGGAGCGCGGTTATGGCGCACGGAAAAGCCGCTCGATTACAATTTCGAGTTTCTGTACCAGTGGGGACGGTTCGGAAACGGTGCCATCCGTGCCTGGACGGTCGCCTCGGACACGGGATACACCGTGGGAAGCATGCCGCTTCGTCCGCGCATCGGCTTCAGGGCCGATATCGCCAGTGGCGACGAAGATCCGGCCAATCCCGATCTGCAGACCTTTAACCCCCTCTTTCCCAAGGGGGCATATTTCAGCGAAAACGGTCTGATCGGCCCTGCCAACTTCATCAATGTCAATCCGTCCGTCGAGCTGCATTTCCACAGGGCGCTGACCATCACGGCCAATTGGGACTTCTTCTGGCGTGAGAGCCTGCACGACGGAATCTACAACAATGCGGTGGCCCTGGTCAGATCGGGCAGGAACAGCACTGCCCGCTTTATCGGCAGTCAGCCCCAGGCACAGCTGGAGTGGAATATCGATCGTCATGTCACCTATGTCCTCATCTACGCCCATTTCTTTGCCGGGCCTTTTCTCCGTGAATCCGGACCGGGGCAGGATGTGGACTACGTGACCAGTTGGCTGACCTACAAGTTCTGA
- a CDS encoding MFS transporter, whose translation MFRQPCDETMVLAAPPAGECPKRARPWILTATILGSSLAFIDGTVVTVALPVLQDAFHGTVADAQWIVESYALLLSSLLLVGGAAGDHFGRRRVYLTGIAIFALASVCCGLATDIRMLVLARAIQGVGAALLVPGSLAIISASFNEHERGRAIGTWSGFTAITTAIGPVLGGWLVEHVSWRAIFWINIPIVFIVVGLVTRWVPVDRGEGGGAALDWGGAVLAAFGFGGVVYGLIESSVSGWGLRVTGAVVSGLLLLAAFLLVEMCARHPMLPLRLFRSRTFSGANLLTLFLYAALSGALFFLPFNMIQVQGYTPTAAGASLLPFILIMFLLSRWAGGLVVRHGAKTPLMIGPLLAALGYVLLGRAGIGGSYWTTFFPGVVVLGFGMAVSVAPLTTTVMNAVPQGQAGTASGVNNAVSRLAGLLAVAAFGIILVHVFSARLDRSLPALGLQPPVLHAIEAQRTKLAAIEIPALMPAQAVEPFRHAVAEAYVSGFRTIMIVSAILAMLSAVCAWLLIR comes from the coding sequence ATGTTCAGGCAGCCATGCGACGAAACCATGGTGCTGGCGGCCCCTCCAGCGGGCGAGTGCCCGAAGAGGGCCCGGCCGTGGATACTGACGGCGACAATCCTCGGATCGAGCCTGGCCTTTATCGACGGAACCGTAGTTACGGTCGCTCTCCCGGTATTACAGGACGCCTTTCATGGCACCGTGGCCGACGCCCAATGGATCGTCGAGTCATACGCACTGTTGCTTTCGTCGTTGCTCCTGGTGGGGGGCGCTGCCGGCGATCATTTCGGCCGCCGGCGCGTGTATCTGACCGGCATCGCGATCTTTGCCCTGGCTTCGGTCTGCTGTGGCCTGGCAACGGATATCCGGATGCTGGTCCTGGCGCGGGCCATCCAGGGGGTGGGGGCGGCACTGCTCGTACCGGGCAGTCTGGCCATCATCAGTGCGTCGTTCAACGAGCATGAGCGCGGCCGGGCCATCGGGACTTGGTCGGGCTTTACCGCCATAACGACCGCCATCGGTCCGGTGCTGGGGGGCTGGCTGGTCGAACATGTCTCCTGGCGCGCGATCTTCTGGATCAACATACCCATCGTGTTCATTGTGGTGGGGCTGGTGACGCGATGGGTGCCGGTGGACCGCGGTGAAGGGGGCGGAGCAGCTCTGGACTGGGGGGGCGCGGTGTTGGCTGCCTTTGGCTTTGGCGGTGTTGTCTACGGCCTGATCGAATCGTCCGTCAGCGGTTGGGGGCTCAGGGTGACCGGGGCGGTAGTTTCCGGCCTGCTCCTGCTGGCAGCCTTCCTGCTGGTCGAGATGTGCGCCAGGCACCCGATGCTGCCGCTGCGGCTCTTCCGTTCCCGCACCTTCAGCGGTGCCAACCTGCTGACGCTGTTCCTCTATGCGGCGTTGAGCGGCGCGCTGTTCTTTCTCCCCTTCAATATGATCCAGGTCCAGGGATATACGCCGACAGCAGCGGGCGCGTCGCTGCTCCCCTTCATTCTGATCATGTTTTTGCTGTCACGCTGGGCAGGCGGACTGGTCGTGCGCCACGGGGCAAAAACGCCGCTGATGATCGGACCGCTGTTGGCCGCTCTCGGGTACGTCCTTTTGGGCAGGGCTGGTATTGGCGGCAGTTATTGGACTACCTTTTTCCCGGGGGTCGTGGTGCTCGGCTTCGGCATGGCGGTCAGCGTGGCGCCCCTGACAACGACGGTCATGAATGCTGTGCCGCAAGGGCAGGCCGGCACCGCCTCGGGTGTCAACAATGCCGTGTCACGTCTGGCAGGGCTCCTGGCCGTAGCGGCATTCGGCATCATACTGGTGCATGTCTTCAGCGCGCGTCTTGACCGCAGCCTGCCGGCTCTCGGGCTTCAGCCTCCGGTCCTCCATGCCATCGAGGCGCAGAGGACGAAGCTGGCTGCCATCGAGATCCCTGCGCTCATGCCGGCGCAGGCGGTCGAGCCGTTCAGGCACGCCGTTGCGGAAGCCTATGTCTCCGGATTCAGAACAATCATGATCGTATCGGCCATCCTTGCGATGCTCAGTGCAGTCTGCGCCTGGCTCCTGATCCGGTGA
- a CDS encoding hemolysin III family protein: protein MPISPPVPEREQSRGEEIANSISHGVGLVAALVATPILIMQAARQGSPGFIFGATLFAGTMVLLYLASTIYHALPAGKAKRMFKVIEHSAIFLLIAGTYTPFTLGVLRGVWGWTLLALVWTIAIAGVALKVSNRMCHPFLSTSLYLAMGWLVLIAINPLRAHVAATGVIWIFAGGGAYTAGVFFFAAGCRFRYAHFIWHLFVMAGTACHYYAVLRYAA, encoded by the coding sequence ATGCCCATATCGCCTCCAGTACCAGAACGTGAACAGTCGCGAGGGGAAGAAATCGCCAACAGCATCAGCCATGGTGTCGGACTGGTGGCGGCACTCGTGGCCACCCCTATCCTTATCATGCAGGCCGCACGACAGGGATCTCCTGGATTCATCTTCGGCGCGACGCTTTTTGCTGGCACCATGGTGCTGCTTTACCTGGCGTCCACCATCTATCACGCCCTCCCGGCAGGCAAAGCCAAGCGGATGTTCAAGGTAATCGAGCATTCGGCGATTTTTCTCCTCATAGCCGGTACCTACACCCCTTTCACGCTCGGTGTACTTCGTGGCGTGTGGGGTTGGACGCTACTTGCACTGGTATGGACTATTGCCATAGCCGGGGTGGCGCTTAAGGTGTCCAACAGGATGTGCCATCCCTTTCTTTCCACCAGCCTCTATCTGGCCATGGGATGGCTCGTTCTGATCGCCATCAACCCATTAAGAGCCCACGTGGCGGCAACCGGCGTGATCTGGATTTTCGCGGGGGGCGGGGCTTACACGGCAGGCGTGTTTTTTTTCGCGGCCGGCTGCCGCTTCAGATATGCCCACTTCATCTGGCATCTGTTCGTTATGGCGGGGACGGCGTGCCATTACTACGCAGTGCTCCGGTATGCGGCCTGA
- a CDS encoding NADPH-dependent FMN reductase has protein sequence MDTKLSILGFAGSLRQGSYNRIILRAAQEMVPSGAELKIFDLAGIPPFNQDLENEPAEKVKEFKAAIRAADALLIATPEYNYSMPGVLKNALDSASRPYGDNALDGKPVAIMGASMGMLGTARAQYHLRQSCVFLNMYPLNSPEVMVAVAQEKVDGNGRLTDPKTRDKIAELLQALIVWARRLK, from the coding sequence ATGGATACGAAGCTGTCTATCCTCGGCTTTGCCGGCAGCCTTCGCCAGGGTTCTTACAACCGGATCATCTTGAGGGCTGCGCAGGAAATGGTTCCCTCCGGGGCGGAACTGAAGATCTTCGATCTGGCGGGGATTCCCCCGTTCAACCAGGACCTGGAAAATGAGCCGGCAGAGAAGGTTAAGGAGTTCAAAGCGGCTATTCGCGCCGCCGATGCCCTGTTGATCGCCACCCCCGAATACAACTACTCGATGCCCGGGGTGTTGAAGAATGCCCTGGATAGCGCTTCCCGGCCTTACGGCGACAACGCCTTGGACGGGAAACCGGTGGCGATCATGGGTGCTTCCATGGGCATGCTCGGTACGGCGCGGGCCCAGTATCATCTGCGTCAGAGCTGCGTCTTTTTGAATATGTACCCCTTGAACTCTCCGGAGGTGATGGTGGCCGTTGCACAGGAGAAAGTGGATGGCAACGGCCGACTGACCGACCCGAAGACCAGGGATAAGATCGCGGAATTGCTCCAGGCGCTGATCGTCTGGGCGCGGCGGCTGAAATAG
- a CDS encoding glycoside hydrolase family 15 protein: MPSHYQPIENYGVIGNMRTAALVGMNGSIDWLCLPHFDSPSVFAAILDHRKGGRFWIAPAGDNFRHKQFYWPDTAILVTRFLHDEGVGEIEDYMPVGGAGAVREEVIRRVRVVRGRVPFHVECRPAFDYARAGHQTHIGEHGARFDGPGLSLALASPVPLQLSSASHRDGAGVVADFTLGEGEKVTFMLRRLRPDDRQRPCPGTGEAEDLFRETVSYWQRWTAKCTYAGRWREVVLRSAITLKLLSFEPSGAIVAAPTCSLPEAIGGERNWDYRYTWIRDAAFTVYGLLRIGFTEEAARFRDWLEHRWKVHGETGWSPSRKDNGPLQLMYGIDGRTELPEETLDHLEGYRGSRPVRIGNAAHRQLQLDIYGELMDAVYLHNKYVEPVSYHDWVHLRGLVDWLCDNWKQPDEGVWEVRGGRQHFVYSKLMCWVALDRSLRLADKRSLPADRAHWFKVRDQIYEEVMAKGWHERRGAFIQAYGSEALDAANLLMPLVFFMAPADPRMVSTVDAIRRPMTAGGLAADGLVRRYNPAVTPDGLPGREGTFNMCSFWLVEALTRAGHTDRARLDDARLLFEQMLGYANHLGLYSEQTGNSGEALGNFPQAFTHLALISAAFNLDRALGSLRGR; encoded by the coding sequence ATGCCATCACACTACCAACCCATCGAGAATTACGGAGTGATCGGCAACATGCGCACCGCGGCGCTGGTCGGAATGAATGGCTCCATTGACTGGCTGTGTTTGCCGCACTTCGATTCTCCGAGCGTATTCGCCGCCATCCTCGACCATCGCAAGGGGGGGCGCTTTTGGATTGCCCCGGCCGGGGATAATTTCCGGCACAAGCAGTTCTACTGGCCGGACACCGCCATCCTTGTCACGCGTTTTCTGCACGATGAGGGGGTGGGAGAAATCGAGGATTACATGCCGGTCGGCGGCGCTGGCGCCGTGCGGGAGGAAGTGATCCGGCGTGTCCGCGTGGTCCGCGGCCGCGTCCCTTTTCATGTGGAGTGCCGACCAGCCTTCGACTACGCCCGCGCCGGACATCAAACCCACATAGGCGAGCATGGCGCCCGCTTCGACGGGCCGGGGCTGAGCCTCGCTCTGGCCTCTCCCGTGCCGCTCCAGCTTTCATCCGCCTCGCACCGGGATGGAGCCGGGGTGGTCGCCGACTTCACGCTCGGCGAGGGGGAGAAGGTCACCTTCATGTTGCGGCGCCTCCGTCCTGATGATCGGCAGCGGCCCTGCCCCGGCACGGGCGAAGCGGAAGACTTGTTCCGCGAAACCGTGTCCTACTGGCAGCGCTGGACCGCCAAATGCACCTACGCCGGCCGCTGGCGCGAGGTCGTGCTTCGTTCCGCCATCACGCTCAAGCTGCTGTCGTTCGAACCATCGGGGGCGATCGTCGCGGCTCCGACCTGTAGCCTGCCCGAAGCGATCGGCGGAGAGCGCAATTGGGACTACCGCTATACCTGGATCCGCGACGCAGCTTTTACGGTGTACGGCCTGCTCCGCATCGGGTTCACCGAGGAGGCAGCCCGCTTCCGAGACTGGCTGGAGCATCGTTGGAAGGTCCATGGCGAGACGGGATGGTCCCCGTCCCGAAAAGATAACGGCCCGTTGCAGCTGATGTACGGCATTGACGGCCGCACCGAACTTCCCGAGGAAACACTCGACCATCTGGAGGGGTACCGGGGCTCGCGTCCGGTGCGGATCGGCAATGCCGCCCATCGGCAACTGCAACTCGACATCTACGGCGAGTTGATGGATGCGGTCTACCTGCACAATAAATACGTCGAGCCGGTCTCCTATCATGACTGGGTGCACCTGCGGGGGCTGGTTGACTGGCTGTGCGACAACTGGAAACAGCCGGATGAGGGGGTCTGGGAGGTGCGCGGCGGCCGGCAGCACTTTGTCTACTCGAAACTCATGTGCTGGGTCGCCCTGGACCGCAGTCTGCGGTTGGCCGACAAGCGTTCCTTGCCTGCGGACCGGGCACACTGGTTCAAGGTTCGCGATCAAATTTACGAAGAGGTCATGGCCAAGGGCTGGCATGAGCGCCGCGGCGCCTTTATCCAGGCCTACGGTTCCGAGGCTCTCGATGCAGCCAACCTGCTGATGCCGCTGGTGTTCTTCATGGCGCCGGCTGACCCGCGCATGGTGAGCACGGTGGATGCGATCCGCCGACCCATGACCGCGGGCGGCCTGGCCGCCGACGGCCTGGTCCGCCGTTACAATCCCGCCGTGACCCCGGACGGCCTGCCGGGTCGCGAGGGGACGTTCAACATGTGCTCTTTCTGGCTTGTCGAGGCGCTGACCCGCGCCGGTCACACCGATCGCGCGCGCCTTGACGACGCACGTCTGCTCTTCGAGCAAATGCTCGGCTACGCAAACCACTTAGGCCTCTACTCCGAGCAAACCGGCAATAGCGGTGAGGCCCTGGGCAACTTCCCCCAGGCGTTTACGCACCTGGCCCTGATTAGCGCCGCTTTCAATCTGGACCGGGCACTCGGCTCGCTGCGAGGCAGATGA
- a CDS encoding ubiquitin carboxyl-terminal hydrolase 14 encodes MAGQCSHLEEVKRPQPRTSGCEECLKTGETWVHLRLCETCGHVGCCDSSKNKHATRHFHATQHPVIRSFQPGETWRYCYIDEQVVEPESDES; translated from the coding sequence ATGGCCGGACAATGCTCACATCTTGAAGAGGTAAAAAGACCTCAACCGAGAACCAGCGGCTGCGAAGAGTGTCTCAAGACAGGCGAGACCTGGGTGCATCTGCGCCTCTGCGAAACCTGCGGACATGTGGGGTGCTGCGACAGTTCGAAGAACAAACATGCCACCCGGCACTTTCACGCCACGCAGCACCCGGTGATCAGATCTTTTCAGCCGGGCGAGACCTGGCGGTATTGTTATATCGACGAACAGGTGGTGGAACCGGAGTCCGATGAAAGTTAA
- a CDS encoding alpha/beta fold hydrolase: protein MPILTTKDGTQIYYKDWGSGQPVVFSHGWPLSADAWEDQMLLLAASGYRCIAHDRRGHGRSSQPWDGNDMDTYADDLAQLVEALDLTNAVHVGHSTGGGEVARYIGRHGTRRMAGAVLISAVPPLMLQTPANPGGLPMEAFDQIRAGVLADRSQFFKDLSAPFYGANRAGATVSQGLRDSFWLQGMQAGFKGVYDCIKAFSETDFTQDLRRFHLRTLIIHGDDDQIVPIKASALLSSKLIEGAVLKIYPGAPHGLCSTHKERVTADLLEFCRA from the coding sequence ATGCCGATTCTAACGACCAAAGACGGCACTCAGATTTATTACAAGGATTGGGGGAGCGGGCAACCGGTGGTCTTCAGCCATGGCTGGCCCCTCTCGGCGGATGCCTGGGAAGACCAGATGCTGCTTCTCGCCGCCAGCGGCTATCGCTGCATTGCCCATGACCGCCGCGGCCATGGCCGGTCGAGCCAGCCATGGGACGGCAATGACATGGACACCTACGCCGACGACCTCGCACAACTGGTGGAGGCCCTTGACCTCACGAACGCGGTGCATGTCGGCCACTCCACGGGGGGCGGCGAAGTTGCCCGGTATATCGGTCGCCATGGCACGAGACGCATGGCAGGGGCCGTTCTGATCAGCGCGGTGCCGCCGCTGATGCTTCAGACCCCGGCCAATCCCGGCGGGCTGCCGATGGAAGCCTTCGATCAGATCCGTGCCGGTGTCCTGGCTGACCGGTCCCAGTTTTTCAAAGATCTCTCCGCGCCTTTCTATGGAGCCAACAGAGCGGGAGCCACAGTTTCGCAGGGTCTGCGGGACTCGTTCTGGCTCCAGGGGATGCAGGCCGGTTTCAAGGGGGTCTACGACTGTATCAAGGCCTTTTCCGAGACCGACTTCACTCAGGATCTCAGGAGGTTCCACCTGCGGACCCTGATCATTCACGGTGATGATGACCAGATCGTGCCGATCAAAGCGTCTGCACTACTTTCGTCCAAACTCATTGAGGGGGCCGTGCTGAAGATTTACCCGGGTGCCCCCCACGGTCTCTGTTCGACTCACAAGGAACGGGTTACCGCTGATCTGCTCGAGTTCTGCAGGGCGTAG